Proteins encoded within one genomic window of Ovis aries strain OAR_USU_Benz2616 breed Rambouillet chromosome 1, ARS-UI_Ramb_v3.0, whole genome shotgun sequence:
- the NAA50 gene encoding N-alpha-acetyltransferase 50 isoform X2, whose translation MKGRIELGDVTPHNIKQLKRLNQVIFPVSYNDKFYKDVLEVGELAKLAYFNDIAVGAVCCRVDHSQNQKRLYIMTLGCLAPYRRLGIGTKMLNHVLNICEKDGTFDNIYLHVQISNESAIDFYRKFGFEIIETKKNYYKRIEPADAHVLQKNLKVPTGQNADVQKTDN comes from the exons CCGGATCGAGCTGGGAGATGTGACACCACACAATATTAAGCAGCTGAAGAGATTAAACCAGGTCATCTTTCCAGTCAGCTACAATGACAAGTTCTACAAGGATGTGTTGGAGGTTGGCGAACTAGCAAAACTTG CCTATTTCAATGATATCGCAGTGGGTGCAGTGTGCTGTAGGGTGGATCATTCACAGAACCAGAAGCGGCTTTACATCATGACACTAGGCTGTCTGGCGCCATACCGAAGGCTAGGAATTG GAACTAAAATGTTAAATCATGTCTTAAACATCTGTGAAAAGGATGGCACTTTTGACAACATCTATCT GCATGTCCAGATCAGCAATGAGTCTGCAATTGACTTCTACAGAAAGTTTGGCTTTGAGATTATTGAGACAAAGAAGAACTACTATAAGAGGATAGAGCCCGCAGATGCTCATGTGCTGCAGAAAAACCTTAAAGTCCCTACTGGGCAGAACGCAGACGTGCAAAAGACAGACAACTGA
- the NAA50 gene encoding N-alpha-acetyltransferase 50 isoform X1, translating to MKGSRIELGDVTPHNIKQLKRLNQVIFPVSYNDKFYKDVLEVGELAKLAYFNDIAVGAVCCRVDHSQNQKRLYIMTLGCLAPYRRLGIGTKMLNHVLNICEKDGTFDNIYLHVQISNESAIDFYRKFGFEIIETKKNYYKRIEPADAHVLQKNLKVPTGQNADVQKTDN from the exons TAGCCGGATCGAGCTGGGAGATGTGACACCACACAATATTAAGCAGCTGAAGAGATTAAACCAGGTCATCTTTCCAGTCAGCTACAATGACAAGTTCTACAAGGATGTGTTGGAGGTTGGCGAACTAGCAAAACTTG CCTATTTCAATGATATCGCAGTGGGTGCAGTGTGCTGTAGGGTGGATCATTCACAGAACCAGAAGCGGCTTTACATCATGACACTAGGCTGTCTGGCGCCATACCGAAGGCTAGGAATTG GAACTAAAATGTTAAATCATGTCTTAAACATCTGTGAAAAGGATGGCACTTTTGACAACATCTATCT GCATGTCCAGATCAGCAATGAGTCTGCAATTGACTTCTACAGAAAGTTTGGCTTTGAGATTATTGAGACAAAGAAGAACTACTATAAGAGGATAGAGCCCGCAGATGCTCATGTGCTGCAGAAAAACCTTAAAGTCCCTACTGGGCAGAACGCAGACGTGCAAAAGACAGACAACTGA